A single Pseudomonas sp. MM223 DNA region contains:
- the flgK gene encoding Flagellar hook-associated protein 1 (*Name flgK) produces the protein MSSLISIGLSGLNASQAALSVTSNNIANAATSGYSRQQTIQAAGPSHNIGAGFLGTGTTLSDVRRIYSSYLDNQLQTATSLQADSVTFQDQITSVDKLLADRDTGIEPVLTAFFSALQTAAPSQVTLPPGSCC, from the coding sequence ATGTCGAGCCTGATTTCGATTGGCCTGAGTGGCCTGAATGCCAGCCAGGCGGCATTGTCGGTAACCAGTAACAACATCGCCAACGCCGCGACCAGTGGCTATTCGCGCCAGCAGACGATTCAGGCGGCGGGGCCTTCGCACAACATCGGCGCGGGGTTCCTGGGTACCGGTACCACGCTGTCTGACGTGCGTCGCATCTACAGCTCCTACCTGGACAACCAGCTGCAGACCGCCACCTCGTTGCAGGCCGACTCGGTCACCTTCCAGGACCAGATCACCAGTGTCGACAAGCTGCTGGCCGACCGTGACACCGGCATCGAGCCGGTGCTCACCGCATTCTTCTCTGCCTTGCAGACTGCCGCGCCAAGCCAGGTGACGTTGCCTCCCGGCAGCTGTTGCTGA
- the flgI gene encoding Flagellar P-ring protein (*Name flgI), with translation MFNVRQLIAATLLLSCAFGAQAERLKDIASISGVRSNQLIGYGLVVGLNGTGDQTTQTPFTLQTFNNMLSQFGIKVPAGSGNVQLKNVAAVSVHADLPAFAKPGQVVDITVSSIGNSKSLRGGSLLMTPLKGIDGNVYAIAQGNLVVGGFDAEGRDGSKITVNVPSAGRIPGGASVERAVPSGFNQGNTLTLNLNRPDFTTAKRVVDKVNELLGPGVAQAVDGGSVRVSAPMDPSQRVDYLSILENLEIDPGQAVAKVIINSRTGTIVIGQNVKVSPAAVTHGSLTVTITEDPIVSQPGAFSNGQTAVVPRSRVNAEQEAKPMFKFGPGTTLDEIVRAVNQVGAAPGDLMAILEALKQAGALQADLIVI, from the coding sequence ATGTTCAACGTGAGGCAGCTGATTGCCGCAACCCTGCTTCTGTCCTGTGCCTTTGGTGCGCAGGCAGAGCGCCTGAAGGACATCGCCAGCATTTCTGGCGTGCGTTCCAACCAGTTGATTGGTTACGGCCTGGTGGTGGGGCTGAACGGTACGGGTGACCAGACCACCCAGACGCCGTTCACCCTGCAAACCTTCAACAACATGCTGTCGCAGTTCGGCATCAAGGTGCCGGCCGGTTCCGGCAACGTGCAGCTGAAAAACGTCGCGGCGGTGTCGGTGCATGCCGACCTGCCGGCGTTCGCCAAGCCCGGCCAGGTGGTGGACATTACCGTGTCGTCGATCGGTAACTCCAAGAGCCTGCGTGGTGGCAGCCTGCTGATGACCCCGCTCAAGGGTATCGACGGCAACGTCTACGCCATCGCCCAGGGCAACCTGGTGGTGGGTGGCTTTGACGCCGAAGGCCGTGACGGCTCGAAGATCACCGTCAACGTTCCGTCGGCCGGCCGTATCCCGGGTGGTGCCAGTGTCGAGCGGGCCGTGCCGAGCGGCTTCAACCAGGGCAACACCCTGACCCTGAACCTCAATCGCCCCGACTTCACCACTGCCAAGCGCGTGGTCGACAAAGTCAACGAGCTGCTCGGCCCGGGTGTGGCCCAGGCCGTGGACGGTGGTTCGGTGCGGGTCAGTGCGCCGATGGACCCAAGCCAGCGCGTGGATTACCTGTCGATCCTCGAAAACCTCGAAATCGACCCGGGCCAGGCGGTGGCCAAGGTCATCATCAACTCACGTACCGGCACCATCGTCATTGGCCAGAACGTCAAGGTGTCGCCGGCGGCGGTCACTCACGGCAGCCTGACCGTGACCATTACCGAAGACCCGATCGTCAGCCAGCCGGGGGCCTTCTCCAATGGCCAGACCGCCGTTGTGCCACGCTCGCGGGTAAACGCCGAGCAGGAAGCCAAGCCGATGTTCAAGTTCGGCCCGGGTACCACGCTGGATGAGATTGTCCGCGCGGTGAACCAGGTGGGCGCAGCGCCCGGCGACCTGATGGCCATCCTCGAAGCCCTGAAACAGGCCGGCGCCTTGCAAGCCGACCTGATCGTGATCTGA
- the flgH gene encoding Flagellar L-ring protein (*Name flgH) has product MNRLLSVFALGGAVLLAGCVGPTPKPNDPYYAPVLPRTPLPAAANNGSIYQAGFEQNLYSDRKAFRVGDIITITLNEKTSASKNAGSQIQKNSKADIGLTSLFGSTPNTNNPFGGGDLSLEAGYNGERATKGDSKATQGNTLTGSITVTVAEVLPNGIIAVRGEKWLTLNTGEELVRIAGMVRADDIATDNTVPSTRVADARITYSGTGSFADASQPGWLDRFFISPLWPF; this is encoded by the coding sequence ATGAATCGTCTGTTGTCCGTATTCGCCCTGGGGGGGGCGGTGTTGCTGGCAGGTTGCGTCGGCCCGACGCCCAAGCCCAACGACCCGTACTACGCGCCGGTACTGCCGCGCACCCCGTTGCCGGCAGCGGCCAACAACGGTTCCATCTACCAGGCCGGTTTTGAGCAAAACCTGTACAGCGACCGCAAGGCGTTCCGGGTGGGTGACATCATTACCATCACCCTTAACGAGAAAACCTCGGCCAGCAAGAACGCAGGTTCGCAAATCCAGAAGAACAGCAAGGCCGACATCGGCCTGACCTCGCTGTTTGGCAGCACACCGAACACCAACAACCCGTTCGGCGGTGGTGACCTGTCGCTGGAGGCCGGCTACAACGGCGAGCGCGCCACCAAAGGCGACAGCAAGGCCACCCAGGGCAACACCCTGACCGGTTCGATTACCGTGACCGTGGCCGAAGTGCTGCCCAACGGCATCATCGCCGTGCGCGGTGAGAAGTGGTTGACCCTGAACACCGGCGAAGAGCTGGTGCGCATTGCCGGCATGGTCCGCGCCGACGACATCGCCACCGACAACACCGTGCCGTCCACCCGCGTGGCCGATGCGCGCATCACTTATTCCGGTACTGGCTCGTTCGCCGATGCCAGCCAGCCCGGGTGGCTGGACCGCTTCTTCATCAGCCCGCTTTGGCCTTTCTGA